The Phycisphaerae bacterium DNA window CACGACGAAATCGGCCTCGCCTGCCGGAACCATCGGGCTGAAAACCTCGGCTCCAAAGCGAACGTCGCTGGTCACCGATCCGCCTCGCTGCGCCATGCCGTGGACCTCGCTCTTCTTCACGTCGAGGCCCTCGTCGAAAGCCACTTGGGCCAGGATATCCGAGGCCTTGAGCACTCCCTGACCCCCGAGTCCGGCAATCACGACGTTGGTCACACCACTGGCCACGTTTTCCTCCGTCATCTATTTGTTGCCTCCCGACGAGGCCGCCTGTTCATATGCCTTGATTCTGGCCGTGGCCAGCAGACAAGGACGTCGCGCGATGATCAACGTCAACTCGTCGGCCGCCAAGCTGTCGCTCACCAGCTTCTCGAACGCCGACTCGTCCTTGGTGGCATCCACGACGTGGACATTGCGAATCCCCAGCGACCGGGCCAGGTCCTCGTACGAGACTTTCCCCGTCGGTTCGTGCATGAGCGTGCGGCCGGTACCCGGATGCTCCTGCAGGCCCGTCATCGCCGTCGTGCCGTTGTCCAGAATCAGTATAACGTGGCCGGTGGGAGGAGGATTGTAGACCATCTCAACCAGGCCGGTGATTCCGCTGTGAACGAAGGTGCTGTCCCCGATGACGCTGACCACCCGCCGCGCCTGCTCGGGGGGCAGTACCTGCCGCAAACCCAGACCGACCCCGATGCTCGCCCCCATGCACACGCAACTGTCCATCGCTTGGTAGGGGGGCAGAACGCCCAGCGTGTAACAGCCGATGTCGCCCGCCACGATGCATTTCAGCTTGCTGAGCACGCCGAAGACCGAGCGGTGCGGGCAGCTCAGGCACAGCGCCGGCGGCTTGCCTCGCGGCGGAGCCGGCTCGGGCGTGGTGTCACCGGCCAGGATCCGGCGAACCCGGGCAACGTTCAATTCCCCGAAACGATACATCTCCGGCTTGCCCGCAACCTCAATGCCGCCGGCCCGGAGCGACTCAACCAGGTACGGATCGCCTTCCTCGATGACCAAGCAGCGATCGACTCCGGCGGCGAACTTGCGAGCCGTCTCCATCGGCAGCGGATGGGTCATTCCCAGCTTCAGCACGCTCGCTTGCGGGGCCGCCTCGCGAACGTGAACGTAGGAGATGCCCGAGGTGATGATGCCCAGGCCGTGATCTCCGTCGATGACCCGATGAAGCCCCGAGGTCTCATTCCATGCCGCAATCTGGGCGATCTTTTCCCGCAGCCGCCGGTGTGCGGGACGGGCATGGGCCGGAATCATGACCCGACCTGCGATATCGTGTTCGAACCTCGGCGCCGGCGCCGGCATCTCGCCGACCGGCCGCACGACGGTTTTGGAGTGGCATACCCGCGTGGTCATCCTCAGGATGACCGGAATCTTCCACTTCTCAGAGATCTCCACGGCCCGCAGTGTGAAATCAAAAGCCTCCTGCGAATCCGAAGGCTCGAGCATCGGCACGGCCGCCGCCGCCGCATACCTGCGGTTATCCTGCTCGTTCTGGCTCGACGCCATCCCCGGATCGTCGGCCGAAACCACGAGCAGCGCCCCGACCACCCCCGTATAGGCGGCCGTAAACAGCGGATCTGCGGCCACGTTCAAGCCGACGTGCTTCATCGTCACCAGAGCTCTGGCTCCGCCGAAGGCCGCCCCCAGGGCTACTTCCAAGGCCACCTTCTCATTCGGCGCCCACTGAGCCTTGCCACCCATCTCCCCGAAGGTCTCCAGGATTTCCGTCGATGGCGTGCCAGGGTAGCCGCTGCCGAGGGCCACACCTGCGCGGCGGGCGGCTAAGGCAACCGCTTCGTTCCCGCTCAATAACACACGATCAGTCTGCTGCATTTACTGCTCCGAACTGGCCGAAAAGATACGGACCAGCCACGAGGGAGGCCGAACCGGCTTCCCATCGGCGCCCGTAATGGCGTGAACAGTATAACCTTCTGCCACGCCTTGGCCATTGTGGGCCTGCCTTATACGAACGTCGAATCGAACGCTTGCCTTCCCTGACATGCCGGCCGATACGCACATTTCCAGCTCGTCATCATAACGAGCCCGGCCAAGATAGCGAACATGGGCCTCCACCACCGGCAAATATGTGCCGTCGGCTTCCATCTCCGCGTAGGGTATCCCGACGCTCCGCAGCCATTCCGTCCTCCCGCATTCGAACCATTCCAGAACGCGGGAGTTGTAAAAGGTGCCCATCTGGTCGGTCTCACTGTAGCGTACTCGAAACCGAACCTGATGCCCGTCACCTGCCACGCCGCATTCCTCGTCCGCGCCAAGGTTCGCACGCCTGTGCCGCTCGGCCCCTTTTCGCCCGATGGAACCGCGTTCTTTTAGCAAATCGCGCCTCCGTTGGCAACCGCCGCCAGACCCGACCGATGAGCCCCGCTCCCTGACCGCCATCGTGCGCGGCGGACATCGTATAAGATCGCCGTCTTGCCGGTCGACGCGCGGACAATGTGATAGAAGGGAGGGTCATTTTGCCGGTCCAATGAGAGGCGCGAAGGGGGCCCTGAAACTCGAGGTCGTTCGGAAACAACCCCCTGAAAAAGACGATGGCGATTGCCGGTCAGTCCCGTTGCGACGCTCGGGGCAGATGATGCAATCCCGGCCTGGCTGTTCAAAAAAAACAGAGCGGCAGGAACGGCGCATCTGCCGCTTCTGCCGCTTCTGTTTCCGAGCCGTCGGGAGCGCGCCCGACGCCACGCCTATTCCAGATCACTTACCAGGTGAGGTTCAACTCCAGACGCAAGAACGTCAGCGGATCGTTGCGAGCATCCGTGTAGTAGTTGCCCGGGAAGACAAACTCGGGCATGAC harbors:
- a CDS encoding thiamine pyrophosphate-dependent enzyme, producing MQQTDRVLLSGNEAVALAARRAGVALGSGYPGTPSTEILETFGEMGGKAQWAPNEKVALEVALGAAFGGARALVTMKHVGLNVAADPLFTAAYTGVVGALLVVSADDPGMASSQNEQDNRRYAAAAAVPMLEPSDSQEAFDFTLRAVEISEKWKIPVILRMTTRVCHSKTVVRPVGEMPAPAPRFEHDIAGRVMIPAHARPAHRRLREKIAQIAAWNETSGLHRVIDGDHGLGIITSGISYVHVREAAPQASVLKLGMTHPLPMETARKFAAGVDRCLVIEEGDPYLVESLRAGGIEVAGKPEMYRFGELNVARVRRILAGDTTPEPAPPRGKPPALCLSCPHRSVFGVLSKLKCIVAGDIGCYTLGVLPPYQAMDSCVCMGASIGVGLGLRQVLPPEQARRVVSVIGDSTFVHSGITGLVEMVYNPPPTGHVILILDNGTTAMTGLQEHPGTGRTLMHEPTGKVSYEDLARSLGIRNVHVVDATKDESAFEKLVSDSLAADELTLIIARRPCLLATARIKAYEQAASSGGNK
- a CDS encoding thioesterase family protein, with protein sequence MLKERGSIGRKGAERHRRANLGADEECGVAGDGHQVRFRVRYSETDQMGTFYNSRVLEWFECGRTEWLRSVGIPYAEMEADGTYLPVVEAHVRYLGRARYDDELEMCVSAGMSGKASVRFDVRIRQAHNGQGVAEGYTVHAITGADGKPVRPPSWLVRIFSASSEQ